The Neomonachus schauinslandi chromosome 4, ASM220157v2, whole genome shotgun sequence genome includes a region encoding these proteins:
- the ID3 gene encoding DNA-binding protein inhibitor ID-3, translated as MKALSPVRGCYEAVCCLSERSLAIARGRGKGPAAEEPLSLLDDMNHCYSRLRELVPGVPRGTQLSQVEILQRVIDYILDLQVVLAEPAPGPPDGPHLPIQTAELAPELVISNDKRSFCH; from the exons ATGAAGGCGCTGAGCCCGGTGCGCGGCTGCTACGAGGCGGTGTGCTGCCTGTCGGAACGCAGCCTGGCCATCGCGCGCGGGCGCGGCAAGGGTCCGGCAGCCGAGGAGCCGCTGAGCCTGTTAGACGACATGAACCATTGCTACTCGCGCTTGCGGGAACTGGTCCCCGGAGTCCCGCGAGGCACTCAGCTTAGCCAGGTGGAAATCCTGCAGCGCGTCATCGACTATATCCTCGACCTGCAGGTGGTTCTGGCCGAGCCCGCCCCTGGACCCCCAGACGGCCCGCATCTTCCCATCCAG aCAGCCGAGCTCGCCCCGGAACTTGTGATTTCCAACGACAAGAGGAGCTTCTGCCACTGA